A portion of the Sporomusaceae bacterium FL31 genome contains these proteins:
- the tsf gene encoding elongation factor Ts, which yields MVTSQMVKELRERTGAGMMDCKKALTETNGDLEKAVDFLREKGLAAAAKKAGRVAAEGVVEAYIHAGGRIGVLVEINCETDFVAKTDAFKGMARDIAMQIAAANPSFVRREEVPAEIIEHEREVLRAQALNEGKPANIVEKMIVGRVDKYYKEVCLMEQAFIKEPDKTITQLINESIAKIGENITIRRFTRYQLGEGIEKKSNDFAAEVMAAVKS from the coding sequence ATGGTAACATCTCAAATGGTTAAAGAATTGCGTGAACGTACTGGCGCTGGCATGATGGATTGTAAGAAAGCTTTAACTGAAACAAATGGTGATTTGGAAAAAGCTGTTGATTTCTTACGTGAAAAAGGACTAGCGGCGGCTGCTAAAAAGGCTGGACGTGTTGCAGCTGAGGGTGTTGTAGAAGCTTACATACATGCTGGTGGTAGAATTGGCGTATTGGTTGAAATTAACTGTGAGACCGACTTTGTTGCTAAAACTGATGCTTTTAAAGGTATGGCTCGAGATATCGCTATGCAAATTGCGGCAGCTAATCCAAGCTTTGTACGGCGTGAAGAAGTACCTGCTGAAATTATTGAACATGAGCGTGAAGTTCTGCGGGCTCAAGCTCTTAATGAAGGAAAGCCTGCTAATATTGTTGAGAAAATGATTGTTGGACGTGTAGATAAATATTACAAAGAAGTTTGCTTAATGGAACAAGCTTTCATTAAAGAACCAGATAAAACAATCACACAATTAATTAATGAAAGTATTGCTAAAATTGGCGAAAATATTACAATTAGAAGATTTACCAGATATCAGCTAGGCGAGGGAATTGAGAAAAAATCAAATGATTTTGCTGCTGAAGTAATGGCTGCTGTAAAAAGCTAA
- the rpsB gene encoding 30S ribosomal protein S2 gives MSVISMKQLLEAGVHFGHQTRRWNPKMAPYIFTERNGIYIIDLQKTVKKVEDAYNFVREVAAQGQTILFVGTKKQAQDAVKEEAIRSDMYFVNERWLGGMLTNFQTIQKRINRLRELETMEENGVFDVLPKKEVIALRHEMDRLQKFLGGIKNMNKLPGALFIIDPRKERIAVAEAKKLGIPIVAIVDTNCDPDEVDYVIPGNDDAIRAVKLLTAKMADAVMEGRQGEQLAAAE, from the coding sequence ATGTCAGTTATTTCAATGAAACAGCTTTTAGAAGCTGGCGTCCACTTTGGTCATCAGACCAGAAGATGGAACCCTAAAATGGCTCCTTATATTTTTACGGAGCGTAATGGTATTTACATTATTGACTTACAAAAAACGGTTAAAAAAGTTGAGGATGCTTATAATTTCGTTCGTGAAGTTGCAGCTCAAGGCCAAACTATTTTATTTGTAGGTACTAAAAAGCAAGCTCAAGATGCAGTGAAAGAAGAAGCTATCCGCTCTGACATGTATTTTGTTAACGAAAGATGGTTAGGCGGCATGTTGACAAATTTCCAAACTATCCAAAAACGTATTAATCGATTACGTGAATTGGAAACAATGGAAGAAAACGGTGTTTTTGATGTATTGCCTAAAAAAGAAGTTATTGCATTACGTCATGAGATGGACAGATTGCAAAAGTTTCTTGGCGGAATCAAAAATATGAATAAGCTTCCTGGGGCTCTTTTTATCATTGACCCGCGCAAAGAGCGTATTGCTGTTGCAGAAGCTAAAAAACTTGGTATTCCTATTGTTGCGATCGTAGATACAAACTGTGATCCTGATGAAGTAGATTATGTCATTCCTGGTAACGATGATGCTATTCGTGCTGTGAAACTTCTTACAGCAAAAATGGCAGATGCTGTTATGGAAGGCCGTCAAGGCGAACAGTTGGCTGCGGCTGAGTAA
- a CDS encoding ferredoxin, producing MAYTINDECISCGSCAGTCPVGAISEGDSKYVISEECVECGACAAVCPVGAILAP from the coding sequence ATGGCTTATACAATTAACGATGAATGTATTTCTTGCGGCTCTTGTGCCGGTACTTGCCCAGTTGGTGCTATTTCTGAAGGAGATTCCAAATATGTGATTTCTGAAGAATGTGTTGAATGCGGTGCCTGTGCGGCGGTTTGCCCTGTTGGTGCTATTTTGGCTCCATGA
- a CDS encoding thioredoxin, with protein sequence MANVINLSEDNFQEEVIESKTPVLVDFWAPWCGYCTKLSPVFDELATELGDKVKLVKVNVDENRKLTEKQGVMSLPTVLLYIDGEQVEKIVGFLPKAALLAKITTHI encoded by the coding sequence ATGGCAAATGTGATTAATCTTAGCGAAGATAACTTCCAAGAAGAAGTGATTGAAAGTAAAACACCTGTATTGGTGGATTTCTGGGCTCCGTGGTGTGGTTATTGTACAAAACTATCACCCGTTTTTGATGAATTGGCGACTGAATTAGGCGATAAAGTGAAATTGGTAAAAGTCAATGTTGACGAAAATCGAAAATTAACTGAAAAACAAGGTGTTATGAGTCTACCAACAGTTTTGCTATATATTGATGGTGAACAGGTCGAAAAAATAGTTGGATTTTTACCTAAAGCAGCTCTTCTAGCGAAAATAACAACACACATCTAA
- the frr gene encoding ribosome-recycling factor has protein sequence MTIKDVFAIHEDKMKKAIEVLRRDLASLRAGRATPALLDKITVDYYGTPTPVNQVANVSVPEPRMITIQPWEKNMLAPIEKAILKSDLGLTPNSDGVIIRLSIPQLTQQRRTELVKVIHKKAEDARVAIRNIRRDANDSIKKLEKDKAISEDEVKKAQDDMQKLTDKYIKEADSSMTAKEKEIMEV, from the coding sequence ATGACAATTAAAGATGTTTTTGCAATCCATGAAGATAAAATGAAAAAGGCGATTGAAGTCTTACGGCGTGATTTGGCATCGTTACGTGCTGGGCGCGCAACACCAGCATTGCTGGATAAAATAACGGTTGATTATTATGGTACGCCAACGCCGGTTAATCAGGTTGCCAATGTTTCAGTGCCTGAGCCACGCATGATTACCATTCAACCTTGGGAAAAGAATATGCTTGCGCCAATTGAGAAAGCAATATTGAAGTCCGATCTTGGGCTTACACCTAATAGCGACGGTGTTATTATTAGATTGAGCATTCCTCAGTTAACGCAACAGCGACGTACTGAATTGGTTAAGGTCATCCATAAGAAAGCTGAGGATGCCCGTGTTGCAATTCGTAATATTCGTCGGGATGCTAATGATTCAATCAAAAAGTTAGAAAAAGATAAAGCGATATCGGAAGATGAAGTCAAAAAAGCTCAAGACGATATGCAAAAGCTTACAGATAAATATATTAAAGAAGCTGATTCTTCAATGACTGCTAAAGAAAAAGAAATTATGGAAGTGTAA
- a CDS encoding phosphatidate cytidylyltransferase — protein MLIKRILTAIIGVIVTGYIINYGQWLFACSVGILALLAWREFCVMFKQTNISLWSGFGSIGIALLLGCAWLGNSQEINMLVMVLTLLVLVKTVVFSPTFNIMNAAITLFGILYIGLSFSHVLLLRFTDPSVYITSVFGSLSFGTAFLWIAFIGTWANDTFAFFVGSRFGKNKLCPQVSPGKTIEGAIGGIVGSILVVVLLGILFKFSLVHSAMIGLLVGIVAPIGDLSESAVKRFTGVKDSGKLLPGHGGVLDRFDSIMFAVPTVYYYLHAFIL, from the coding sequence ATGTTAATTAAAAGAATATTAACTGCAATTATAGGCGTTATCGTAACTGGTTATATTATTAATTATGGGCAGTGGCTATTTGCTTGCTCCGTGGGGATTCTTGCTTTACTTGCATGGCGAGAATTCTGTGTCATGTTCAAGCAAACCAATATTTCATTATGGTCAGGTTTTGGTTCAATCGGAATTGCTTTGTTGTTAGGTTGTGCCTGGCTTGGCAACTCGCAGGAAATTAATATGCTTGTTATGGTTCTAACGTTATTAGTTTTAGTGAAGACAGTAGTTTTTTCACCAACATTTAATATCATGAATGCAGCAATTACTTTATTTGGGATATTATATATAGGATTATCTTTTTCTCATGTATTACTGCTGAGGTTTACTGACCCTTCCGTCTATATCACTTCAGTTTTTGGGAGCCTGTCGTTTGGTACTGCCTTCCTGTGGATTGCCTTTATTGGTACTTGGGCGAATGATACATTTGCTTTTTTCGTAGGATCAAGATTTGGTAAGAATAAGCTTTGTCCTCAGGTTAGTCCAGGAAAAACGATAGAAGGGGCAATTGGCGGTATTGTTGGTAGTATTTTAGTTGTTGTATTACTGGGGATCTTATTTAAATTCTCACTTGTTCATAGCGCAATGATTGGACTTTTAGTTGGAATTGTAGCTCCGATTGGAGATCTATCGGAGTCTGCAGTTAAACGCTTTACAGGGGTCAAAGATTCTGGTAAGCTTTTGCCAGGACATGGAGGCGTATTGGATCGATTTGACAGTATTATGTTTGCAGTTCCAACCGTGTATTATTATCTACATGCCTTCATTTTATAA
- the ispG gene encoding 4-hydroxy-3-methylbut-2-en-1-yl diphosphate synthase (flavodoxin) yields MKRKKTCPIYIGKVGIGGNAPISVQSMTNTKTDDVKATVLQIKRLEEAGCDLVRLAVPDLSAARAFEQIKEHVAIPLIADIHFDYRLAIAAMESGADALRLNPGNIPNPDHVVAVVKEAKKRRIPIRIGVNAGSLDKTLLEKYGHPTPEAMVQSALNHIAILENLGFYDIKISLKAHDVLLTLKAYQLMSEAVDYPLHLGITEAGTIKSGVIRSAVGIGALLAQGIGDTIRVSLTGDPVEEVRVANEILKSLGLREYGPTLVSCPTCGRCSINLAEIAQQVEARLAGIKKPIKVAVMGCVVNGPGEAREADIGIAGGKQEGLLFRRGEIIRKIPEDQLVQALFIEIDKLIKEEISCD; encoded by the coding sequence ATGAAGCGGAAAAAAACCTGTCCTATTTATATAGGTAAAGTCGGCATTGGCGGCAATGCACCTATTTCGGTACAGTCCATGACAAATACCAAGACTGACGATGTCAAAGCCACTGTTTTGCAAATAAAAAGACTTGAAGAAGCAGGGTGTGATTTAGTCAGATTAGCAGTGCCAGACTTATCAGCAGCACGTGCTTTTGAGCAAATTAAAGAGCATGTTGCGATACCGCTGATTGCAGATATTCATTTTGATTACCGTTTAGCTATTGCCGCTATGGAAAGCGGTGCTGATGCGCTGCGGCTAAATCCTGGCAATATTCCTAATCCCGATCATGTAGTAGCAGTTGTTAAAGAAGCAAAAAAACGTCGTATACCCATTAGAATTGGGGTTAATGCTGGCTCATTAGATAAAACGCTGCTAGAAAAATATGGTCATCCAACACCTGAGGCTATGGTTCAAAGTGCTTTAAACCATATTGCAATTTTAGAAAATCTTGGTTTTTATGATATTAAGATATCTCTTAAAGCACATGATGTTTTGTTAACTTTAAAAGCATACCAGCTTATGTCAGAGGCTGTTGACTATCCATTGCATTTAGGTATTACTGAAGCTGGTACTATCAAGTCTGGCGTTATTCGATCAGCAGTAGGAATTGGAGCACTTTTGGCACAAGGAATTGGTGATACGATTCGAGTATCTCTAACTGGTGATCCAGTGGAAGAGGTACGTGTAGCTAATGAAATATTAAAATCGTTAGGGTTGCGTGAGTATGGACCGACTTTGGTGTCTTGTCCCACTTGCGGCAGGTGCAGTATTAACTTAGCTGAAATTGCCCAGCAGGTTGAAGCACGTTTGGCTGGGATAAAAAAGCCTATTAAGGTTGCTGTTATGGGCTGTGTTGTAAATGGGCCTGGCGAAGCTAGAGAGGCTGATATTGGGATTGCAGGCGGAAAGCAAGAGGGACTGCTGTTCCGACGCGGTGAAATTATAAGAAAGATACCTGAAGATCAGTTAGTTCAAGCATTGTTTATAGAAATTGATAAGCTAATTAAGGAGGAAATTTCATGCGATTGA
- the uppS gene encoding isoprenyl transferase, which translates to MWKKWFSKISKSSSEAGFSLLDPTRIPAHIAIIMDGNGRWAQRQGLIRTFGHRAGVESLRDIVKTASQIGVKVLTAYAFSTENWKRPDEEVNFLMSLFSEYLDNEIDELDQNQVQIRFIGKIDELAVALQHKIENAQTRTKKNCGLILNLAVNYGGRAEITRAVQIIADKVQSGELKPQDITDNTIQNYLYTQQLPDPDLLIRPSGDLRISNFLLWQSAYSEFWFTDINWPDFKPEHLVQAINDYQKRDRRFGGVKNT; encoded by the coding sequence ATGTGGAAAAAGTGGTTTAGTAAAATCAGTAAGTCTTCCAGCGAAGCTGGATTTAGTTTGTTAGATCCAACACGAATTCCTGCACATATTGCTATTATCATGGATGGCAATGGTCGTTGGGCGCAACGACAAGGATTGATACGTACTTTTGGCCACCGTGCTGGGGTTGAAAGCCTCCGTGATATTGTTAAAACTGCATCACAAATTGGTGTAAAAGTTCTTACTGCTTATGCTTTTTCCACTGAGAACTGGAAGAGACCTGATGAAGAAGTTAATTTTCTTATGAGCTTATTTTCTGAGTATCTAGACAATGAAATTGATGAGCTAGATCAAAATCAAGTACAAATTCGGTTTATTGGTAAAATTGATGAATTGGCTGTAGCCTTACAGCATAAAATTGAAAATGCTCAGACGCGTACAAAGAAAAATTGTGGTTTGATATTGAATTTGGCTGTTAACTATGGCGGCCGGGCAGAAATTACGCGAGCTGTTCAAATAATTGCAGACAAAGTGCAAAGTGGTGAATTAAAACCTCAAGATATAACCGATAATACAATTCAGAACTACTTGTATACTCAGCAGCTACCTGATCCGGATCTACTGATAAGACCCAGTGGTGATTTGCGAATCAGCAATTTCTTGTTGTGGCAGTCTGCTTATTCTGAATTTTGGTTTACCGATATTAATTGGCCAGATTTTAAGCCTGAACATCTGGTGCAGGCTATTAATGACTACCAAAAACGTGATAGACGTTTTGGGGGGGTAAAAAATACATAA
- a CDS encoding zinc metalloprotease: protein MSTLIATIFVFGLLIFFHELGHFLTAKLVGMRVEEFAIGFGPKLLSRKYGETVYSLRIIPLGGFNKISGMDPDEEQDERSFNSKPIWARMLVIVAGSTMNFILPVILFFFVFIGAGIDTPSNSPIIGNVFPDKPAAQAGLQPGDRIISVNETDINSWRDFVNVVQTNAGNQLMIRYETNGTVKNISVTPEYDNKADRGIIGVMPKIENYQPGIIEGIGLALKQTYTVAGSMVTGIAQMITGKASAELAGPIGVAQMAGEVAQLGIVPLLQFAAFLSINLGLINLLPVPVLDGGHLVTLAIEGVRGKSLSRNKMQFIQMVGFALLMILLIITTFKDIARLKFF, encoded by the coding sequence TTGTCTACGCTAATTGCAACAATTTTTGTTTTTGGATTATTAATATTTTTCCATGAACTTGGACATTTTTTGACAGCGAAACTTGTAGGGATGCGGGTAGAGGAATTTGCAATCGGTTTTGGTCCTAAATTACTAAGTCGTAAATATGGAGAAACCGTATATTCACTACGAATCATACCTTTAGGCGGCTTTAACAAAATTTCTGGCATGGATCCTGATGAAGAACAAGATGAACGTTCTTTTAATTCCAAACCGATATGGGCAAGAATGTTAGTGATTGTTGCTGGCTCGACTATGAATTTCATTTTACCAGTTATTTTATTTTTCTTTGTGTTTATTGGTGCAGGCATTGATACACCGTCGAATTCTCCAATTATTGGTAATGTTTTTCCTGATAAACCAGCTGCACAAGCTGGCTTACAGCCAGGTGACCGGATTATTTCTGTCAACGAAACGGATATCAATTCTTGGCGTGACTTTGTTAATGTCGTACAAACTAATGCAGGAAATCAGCTTATGATCCGCTATGAAACGAATGGTACTGTAAAAAATATTTCTGTTACGCCTGAGTATGATAATAAAGCGGATCGTGGCATAATTGGTGTAATGCCGAAAATAGAAAATTACCAACCTGGAATCATTGAAGGAATTGGGCTGGCACTTAAGCAGACATATACTGTGGCTGGCAGTATGGTAACAGGCATTGCCCAAATGATAACAGGCAAGGCTTCTGCTGAATTAGCTGGGCCAATCGGGGTTGCCCAAATGGCTGGAGAGGTAGCGCAATTGGGAATAGTTCCATTACTTCAATTCGCAGCTTTTTTGAGTATAAATTTGGGATTGATTAATTTATTGCCAGTACCGGTTTTAGATGGTGGACATTTGGTTACCTTAGCCATTGAGGGTGTTCGTGGTAAGTCTTTAAGCCGCAATAAAATGCAATTTATTCAAATGGTCGGTTTTGCCCTATTAATGATCTTACTCATTATTACTACGTTTAAGGATATAGCACGACTTAAGTTTTTTTAA
- the proS gene encoding proline--tRNA ligase: MRLTQLYAPTLRETPADAEVISHQLMLRAGMIRKAAGGIYSYLPLAWRILRKIEAIVREEMDRKGGQELLMPIVQPAELWLETGRWNVYGDEMFRLKDRHNRDFCLGPTHEEMITTLVRTDVRSYRQLPLRLYQIQNKYRDEIRPRFGLMRGREFIMKDLYSFDRDEAGLEDSYNQMYDAYTRIFTRCGLNFRAVEADSGAIGGSGTHEFMVIADSGEAAIVYCNECDYAANVEKAELKPIEAEKEQLLELESKDTPGAKTISDISTFLQVETTKTIKALAYQTDKGPVLALVRGDHEVNDIKLQNQLGCLTLELADEKNIIDYFDSVAGFIGPIGLPKNVTIVADVTVMNLFNAVCGANKPDTHWINVNPARDFQASIVADIRLIQESDPCPRCNASLMTARGIEVGQVFKLFTKYSTALKATYLDENGKDKPMVMGCYGIGVSRTMAAAIEQNNDEHGIVWPVSIAPYAVAVIPISAKDAEQLALAEKIYGELNKNGIEAVLDDRNERPGVKFKDADLIGYPLRITVGPKAISENVVEVKVRRTGQTYLYEVQNYLGAVNELLANL, encoded by the coding sequence ATGCGATTGACACAATTATATGCGCCTACATTGAGAGAAACTCCTGCCGATGCAGAGGTGATCAGTCATCAACTTATGTTGAGAGCAGGGATGATTAGAAAAGCAGCTGGTGGAATTTATTCTTATTTGCCGTTAGCATGGCGGATTTTGCGTAAGATAGAAGCCATTGTCCGTGAAGAAATGGATCGAAAAGGTGGACAGGAGTTGCTTATGCCGATTGTGCAGCCGGCTGAACTTTGGTTAGAGACAGGCCGCTGGAATGTATATGGTGATGAGATGTTTCGTTTAAAAGATCGCCATAATCGGGATTTCTGTCTTGGGCCAACTCATGAAGAAATGATCACTACCTTAGTTAGAACTGATGTAAGATCGTATCGCCAATTACCGCTTCGGTTATATCAGATTCAGAATAAATATCGTGATGAGATCAGGCCTAGATTTGGGTTGATGCGTGGCCGCGAATTTATTATGAAGGATTTATATTCTTTTGATCGTGATGAGGCAGGACTTGAAGATAGTTATAATCAGATGTATGATGCGTATACGCGTATTTTTACGCGCTGTGGCTTGAATTTCCGTGCGGTCGAAGCTGATTCGGGTGCAATCGGTGGCAGTGGTACGCATGAATTTATGGTTATAGCCGATTCTGGTGAAGCAGCGATTGTTTATTGCAATGAGTGTGATTATGCTGCAAATGTTGAAAAAGCGGAATTAAAGCCAATTGAAGCTGAAAAAGAGCAGTTGCTTGAGTTGGAAAGTAAAGATACACCGGGAGCAAAAACAATTAGTGACATATCGACATTTTTGCAAGTCGAAACAACTAAAACGATTAAAGCATTGGCATATCAAACAGATAAAGGCCCTGTTTTGGCATTAGTACGCGGCGATCATGAAGTAAACGATATTAAACTGCAAAATCAACTTGGTTGCCTTACATTAGAATTAGCTGACGAAAAAAACATTATAGACTATTTTGATAGTGTTGCTGGTTTTATAGGACCTATTGGTTTGCCAAAGAATGTAACAATAGTCGCCGACGTTACTGTAATGAATTTGTTTAATGCTGTTTGTGGAGCCAATAAACCTGACACGCACTGGATTAATGTAAATCCTGCACGTGATTTTCAAGCATCAATTGTTGCTGATATTCGGCTTATTCAAGAATCTGACCCATGTCCACGTTGTAATGCATCTTTAATGACTGCACGCGGCATTGAAGTGGGGCAAGTATTTAAATTATTTACCAAATATAGTACTGCTTTGAAAGCTACGTATCTTGATGAGAATGGCAAGGATAAGCCAATGGTCATGGGATGTTACGGTATTGGTGTGAGCCGCACTATGGCCGCTGCAATTGAGCAAAACAATGATGAACATGGTATTGTTTGGCCGGTTTCAATCGCTCCATATGCGGTTGCAGTCATTCCAATTAGCGCTAAAGATGCAGAACAATTAGCTTTAGCTGAAAAAATATATGGGGAACTTAATAAGAATGGCATAGAGGCGGTATTAGATGACCGCAACGAACGCCCTGGCGTTAAATTTAAAGACGCTGACCTCATCGGTTATCCCTTAAGAATAACGGTGGGTCCAAAGGCTATTAGTGAAAATGTTGTCGAAGTAAAAGTTAGGCGTACGGGCCAAACTTATCTTTATGAAGTTCAGAACTATTTAGGAGCAGTCAATGAACTGCTTGCAAATCTTTAA
- the pyrH gene encoding uridylate kinase, with protein sequence MAASKYKRVILKLSGEALAGGKGYGIDPVVVDSIAREIKEVRATNLEVAIVVGGGNIWRGLAGSAKGMDRATADYMGMLATVMNSLALQDALENCDVDTRVQTAIEMRQMAEPYIRRKAIRHLEKGRVVIFAAGTGNPYFSTDTTAALRAAEIEADVILMAKKNTDGVYDADPRYNPDAKKFKELEYIEVLQRGLGVMDSTATSLCMDNSIPIIVFSIDEPGNILKAALGQDIGTLVGGNKNDN encoded by the coding sequence TTGGCAGCCTCAAAATATAAACGCGTAATTTTAAAGCTAAGTGGTGAAGCATTGGCTGGAGGAAAAGGCTACGGCATAGACCCCGTTGTTGTTGACTCTATAGCACGTGAAATTAAGGAAGTTCGGGCAACTAATCTTGAAGTTGCGATTGTCGTAGGTGGCGGGAACATCTGGCGTGGGCTGGCAGGAAGTGCTAAGGGAATGGATCGTGCAACTGCTGACTATATGGGAATGTTAGCTACTGTTATGAACTCTCTGGCATTACAGGATGCGCTTGAAAATTGTGATGTGGATACACGTGTCCAAACAGCAATTGAAATGCGTCAAATGGCTGAACCGTACATTCGCCGAAAAGCAATTCGTCATTTGGAAAAAGGGCGAGTGGTTATTTTTGCTGCAGGAACTGGTAATCCCTATTTTTCAACAGATACTACGGCGGCACTTCGCGCAGCTGAGATTGAAGCAGATGTTATTCTTATGGCAAAGAAGAATACCGATGGTGTTTATGATGCCGATCCACGCTATAATCCAGATGCTAAGAAATTTAAAGAGCTGGAATATATAGAAGTATTGCAGCGTGGACTTGGAGTCATGGATTCTACAGCTACAAGTCTATGTATGGATAATAGCATACCCATTATTGTGTTTAGTATCGACGAACCAGGCAACATCTTAAAAGCTGCGCTTGGACAGGATATTGGTACGCTTGTGGGGGGGAATAAAAATGACAATTAA
- a CDS encoding CoA-binding protein: MCLFHIVNSKGILFVKYSLLTVEIYDNIMELGGIVLNTISNMLQARTWAVIGASDNKQKFGYKIFKCLVDNGLEVYAVNPGVSELLGQKCYASIKDLPTKPEAVDIVVPPRHGEQIIRECAEAGIRNIWLQPGADSEELIKIGQQLGLNVVHHACIMVELNK, encoded by the coding sequence TTGTGTTTATTCCATATAGTTAATAGTAAGGGTATTCTTTTTGTAAAATATTCATTATTGACTGTGGAAATATATGACAATATAATGGAACTAGGAGGAATAGTGTTGAATACTATTAGCAATATGCTGCAAGCAAGAACTTGGGCCGTCATTGGCGCCAGTGACAACAAACAGAAATTTGGGTATAAAATATTCAAGTGTTTGGTTGATAATGGACTTGAGGTTTATGCGGTGAACCCAGGGGTTAGTGAGTTGCTGGGACAAAAATGTTATGCGAGCATAAAGGATTTGCCAACTAAACCTGAAGCTGTAGACATTGTAGTACCTCCTCGTCATGGGGAACAAATCATTCGTGAATGTGCCGAAGCTGGCATTAGAAACATTTGGCTACAACCTGGTGCAGACTCTGAAGAACTGATTAAAATAGGACAGCAGCTAGGGCTTAATGTAGTTCATCATGCCTGTATTATGGTCGAACTTAATAAATAA
- the dxr1 gene encoding 1-deoxy-D-xylulose 5-phosphate reductoisomerase 1: MQNISILGSTGSIGKQTLEVIAAHSTEFSVCALAAYHNDLLLEEQIHAFKPELAVLIDKEAAERLVRRYRGSTRILAGDEGLLEAATLSKAHTVVTSLVGFAGVKPTMAAISAGKNIALANKETLVAAGELVTEAAQKNGVKIFPVDSEHSALLQCLQGEKRQNVQRLILTASGGPFRGKSIEQLKTVSIEDCLRHPNWSMGKKITVDSATLANKGLEVIEARWLYDMDYSKIDVVVHPQSIIHSMVEFVDGTVMAQMGMPDMRLPIQYALTYPERSAAPFAKMDFSKIAALTFESPDNSAFPALKYAYQAGRTGGTLPCVFNAANEVAVDAFLQNKISFLSISELILEAMNHHQVVLSPTLTELDTADAWARDFIGEILQNEKIFK, encoded by the coding sequence ATGCAGAATATTTCAATTTTAGGAAGTACTGGTTCAATTGGGAAGCAGACTCTTGAAGTAATTGCTGCTCATAGTACAGAATTTTCTGTTTGTGCTTTAGCAGCTTACCATAATGATCTTTTATTAGAAGAACAAATACATGCATTTAAGCCTGAACTAGCCGTCTTAATTGATAAAGAGGCTGCAGAGCGGTTAGTACGTCGTTATCGCGGTTCGACTAGGATACTCGCAGGTGATGAAGGCTTGTTAGAGGCGGCTACACTGTCTAAGGCGCACACTGTGGTTACCTCTTTGGTCGGATTCGCAGGGGTAAAGCCCACAATGGCAGCTATCAGCGCAGGTAAGAATATTGCGCTGGCCAATAAAGAAACCTTAGTTGCAGCTGGTGAATTAGTAACTGAAGCAGCGCAAAAAAACGGTGTGAAAATTTTTCCTGTTGATAGTGAACATAGTGCCTTATTACAGTGTCTGCAAGGCGAGAAAAGACAAAATGTTCAACGATTAATTTTGACGGCATCAGGTGGTCCGTTTCGCGGCAAATCTATTGAGCAATTAAAGACTGTTTCCATTGAAGATTGTCTGCGTCATCCCAATTGGTCGATGGGAAAAAAAATCACCGTTGATTCAGCAACGTTAGCAAACAAAGGTCTTGAAGTGATTGAGGCTAGATGGTTATATGATATGGACTATTCAAAAATTGATGTGGTCGTGCATCCACAGAGCATTATTCACTCAATGGTGGAGTTTGTTGATGGCACAGTCATGGCTCAAATGGGGATGCCGGATATGCGCTTGCCAATTCAATATGCACTTACTTACCCTGAACGTAGTGCAGCTCCGTTTGCTAAAATGGATTTTAGCAAAATAGCTGCACTAACTTTTGAAAGCCCAGATAACTCAGCATTTCCTGCACTCAAATATGCATATCAAGCAGGCCGAACTGGCGGAACACTGCCTTGTGTATTTAATGCTGCTAATGAAGTGGCTGTTGATGCTTTCTTGCAAAACAAAATTAGCTTTCTTTCAATTAGTGAATTAATTCTTGAGGCTATGAATCATCACCAAGTTGTACTTAGTCCTACATTAACAGAACTAGATACGGCAGACGCCTGGGCTAGGGATTTTATTGGAGAAATATTACAAAATGAAAAAATATTTAAATAG